The Papaver somniferum cultivar HN1 unplaced genomic scaffold, ASM357369v1 unplaced-scaffold_54, whole genome shotgun sequence genome segment TATCCACAGAGGAGAAATAGAGAGATGAGTCTACTTCTGAGAATTTAGAAGAGTTATAGCATAATTCACTCAACTCGAAGTCATCAGACCAAATATCACTCAACTCGAAAGTCTTCAGACCAAAATTCTTTCAATTCTGAAATTAGGTTCTCTTGGTAAATGCAATCCAAGGTTAATTGCTAAATTCCAGTCAGCCAACTCCAATAGTCCAAAAACTTATTACTCTATTACTACCTTCACACTAAAAAATTACCAGTCAAACCTACAAAACTTGTTTATGTTAAATTGGCACTATTTCTAGCAATCTAGGACCTATTATTCATAAAGTCTATCAGATATCAAGACAATGAACGACATACCATGGCTTTTAAAGTGATTGCAAACGTCTTGGCATCGTAACGATTGTCTTTCATTTCAGTAACAAGCTGGTTAAATGACACTGGCAGCTTGATTCCATTTGGGATATCTTCAGAATTCACTTGGTAAAGGATCTTGTAAAACTCCTGAACAAGCCTCTGCACAACCATTTCAAAACCACTTATTACACACCAATTTCAACATGAATAATGTTGTTCTGAATGAAATACAAGCAGAATAGATTAAAATTACCACTGAATCATCACCCCTGCCGAGAAATCTAGGTCCTAATCGCCTCCCCAAACAATCTATTTCATAcgaaacataaaaaaaatcagTAACAAACAAGATCTGTAGATCTTCGAAATTGAATTTTAAAACAAGGAGATCTGGGGAATACTCACCAAGAGAAGAACACTTATTGACACCTTCGAGAGTAACAAGAGCAGTAAGAATGAATACAAAAGGTAACAAGAAAGCTAAGAAAAGTATAGTATGAAATAAGGTACGGTAAGAAATGTGTCGAGCTCCAATCTTGATCTTCATCAAATCAAAAAATCCATACTGGTTACTACTAATGGTTATACTTCTCATACTAGGAGAGAAATGAAGCTgcatcgtcttcttcttcccccTCTTAGTCTCAGTATATTCTTATTCTTCTCCGTCGGTGCTGATACTGATTTTGATGTTACAGTAAATTGAAAAGGAAAGACAAGACAACATCCAAATGGTTGTAACATCACCATTGATTAGATCCACCACCGCCAATCTTACAACAATCACAGCAGCAGACCGatcctgatgatgttgatgatgatggtataTGGAATTGATTTCTTCTTCTGCTGCTTGTGATGGAATCAGGCATTGGAGATTGAATAAATCAGCTGCTAATGAACCCTGAATTGAATCAGACTCTTCTAACTAGtacttaccaccaccaccatttagACACAGAGTTTAGAGAGAGAGGAAAATTCAAGGCATCAATCAATAAGGCGATCGGATCttattttcaatttttgtttttatatttttttattttatttttgggattttatcttaattaatttatttatttttatagtaATTTTGGAAAAAGGAAGAAAGCGTTTTTTTACTCTGTTACAGAGTATTTATGTGTAATAGCGTGTGAGAAATGAGTGTATCGATGCCGCGTTTTCTTGTCTTGTTGTTATGTGGTCGATTTAGGTGGTGTCGGACTGGGTCTTGTGGGAGGTTCACCGACTCTTTGCTGCGGAAATAGGTTCCGTATTTGGTTATGCGACTGGGTCTTACGAAGGTTCACCGACGCTTTGCTGCAAAAATAGGTTCCATGACTTTCTTGATTGTTTCTAAAAAAGGAAAAGAATTTTTTGTTTTATGTTCAGTGGGAGAAGGAGAGGCCAACTACAACTTATACCGTGAATGCCACATTTTTTTAACCAATATGAAGTGATTTCATCGGTAACAAATATCCACGTGTAATAGTTCCCTCGTTTTTAACAAAATTTATActtcaaagaagaaaagaaaaaagatatgcTAATTGATGGGGTATACGAGTAATTCTCATAGTGATTtataaaagtgaaaaatactagaaccccctattatatgggttcaaccatatacaagccccacaaaatggatcttaCACCCTGAACTCCACACTTTCCGTTtatgatatttctaggcccagaaaatttttttttggggcctggttttcaattttcccggattgctgacgtcatcaggatttttaataaaagtaaaaataccGAAATTAACCTTCCCTATTTATAGACGTTTTATACCTACCAGAAACTGAAAACCAAATCAGATTCAGCTCTTTCTTCTCTCCGCTCTCGTTCAGAAACAGAATTGGAGATTTTTCTTCAGACGAATTCGTGAATTTTGATAGTTTCATACTGATTTTCGTTAATTTGATAGGaagaaaacgagaagaagaacaacataaacgagaagaagaagaaaacgaattttCTCTCAATTCGTTGAGGTGTATTCGTCTGTTTTTCAGATTTGACGAGATAGTGAAGCTGCATtgatgaacaacaaataggtttgttcGTTTTTAGCTTTTCTGTTGCTTGATTCACTAGTTTTCTCATCGATTTTTTGAATCTCGATCTTCTACTGATTACGATTTTTGTTCTGTTTCGAAtttgttgagtctgagaagaggaagaagacagttgggaatacataaatcaaaataggtacgaattgtgatttcgatttagttttcaaattcaattgattttgattttaccgtttcgatctatttttatcacttttgatacttacacatgtttttgttgatgcttacacatgtttgtttgatactgagaagaggaacaaaataaacattgtttcagaagaaagaaaacaacaaatctaggtaagaattttatgttgtttttgatttcagatctgttttcaattttttttttgaattattttgttgttctttcatgtgcgatctgttaatttgttgttttacttTTTGTTTATACTGAGAGaagtatgaagaaacaattttgtttcaaaaaaacaacttcaaattgatttgtatacatgctgttttttttgttacagtatgtgtaacttgaggttacacatatatatcatgttgtattttaagcatgcttaaagaagatgcagatgttttttagttgcagcatgtgtaaatttattttacacatatatatcctctttgtatttttaagcatgtgtgaggaagatgcagatgtttttttagttacaacatgtgtaattttagtttacacatatataccctgttgtattttaagaatgtgtaagttgaagttacatatatatgtcctgtaacatgttttatttgtaaacaattgtatcatctgtatcttttacttatatttagcttgccgcatagaatatacttctcacgagggggcaacgcccccgagtgaattgcgttcgttttcaaattttgatattcttattgTGTATTTGATATTTTCAGGTTGTCATGGCTGTTGTTAGTTGCGCTGCTGTTAGTTGCATTGCTGTTGTTCGCTACTTTTCTGATTTCATTACCCTGCgtgttaatactgatatcaaacttgatgagtttaaggaacaagtttgcaaggaatggaagcagtatactccacttggtattactttcttctttcgagaaagtgggaaagattttccgcttgactgtgatttttctttgcaagctcttatatctatcacaaatagtaaacagaagaccagtgttgatattttcttgcaaaatgttcctcgtgtggcctcttcctctagctctagggcagattcttctatttctaatgggtctagtagtacgtcttcgtccacaaacaatcttactgttgcaatgtatttggaagataaaagtaagccagcgaaacctttgttatcggatggttggcccaaggttcttggtgatattggccatgtgtttgttgaaggagttaagcaagtcagggttgcttttaccaagtatcgtcttcgcactggtttccaaatgattgtaactcacaatgagcgttctaggttcacggctaagtgtgcagatgaaaaatgcggctggaaattccatgcagcttctatcgatgaaaggaacgaaatgtttcaggtaggttttccgtgttctgtcatctaatgcttagcatatgttatgttttgttacagtatgtgtaactttggtttacacatgatgtttttggcaccatattgtgttttggttgaattgtttatattttgtatgaatctcttcaggtcaggtcttataaccctgagcacatttgtggtgctggtggacgcaacttgaaccaaacttactccaccagcttctcgtctagtttgattgaggaagaagttcgcaaaaatcctcacaagaagcccAAGCAAATTGCTGCTGATTTCCAGACCAACTATGGGATCAACATGGAGTACTACCAGGCATATAATGCTAGGGAAAAGGTTTATGATACGATTTATGGCGACGATGTCAAGTcctactcgcacttggtatggtatattgatgctataagggaaaccaaccctggtagtgtgataaagtttgaacgtgaaaataaacagttccagcggattttcatcgcatttgctgcatgcatcaaagggtaccggttttgtcgtccaatggtatacttggatactactttcctgactggtacattcaaaggttgcttgatggcagctactgggatcaatggtggtaaaggtatgttttttctatgtgttttttttttatgaacaacttcagttgacaaataactaacagttacacatgtgtaactctcagttacacattactttactcagtgtgtaactaagaaaacagcatctgtaaccttaagttacatatttgttttagcatgtgtaaccttaagttacatatttgttttagcatgtgtgaaacttattattctttcgattctgcacaatttttttgtaggatttttcccccttgcttttgcactagtcgattctgagacgatcgacaactgggagtggtttttaaggaatttgaaagaagttgttggtgatgggaggccaatcaccttcctttcggatcgccatgaaggactcttgcaaggtgttccacttgtttatccagatgggttccacagcttctgctactatcatttgacgaagaatatacccatcactgcaacagatcctaggtactcacttgtgatggaccatttccgagaggcgacatacgcactctcacctgaaaaccatgcgaaagccatacagaagattagagatttgaactgcgattgggtggctgattacatcgagacaatcccacctgaagcatatgcgaatgcctatttcaaaggttgtcggtatggacgaacatctagtactctagcagaatcagtcaatagctgggttctggttcacaagaagatgcctgcatctgctcttcttgatcaggttaattgagtgtgtgtgtgtttgttgttttgttgtctttttatttcatgttttgtcactttatgcattgatgagtttttttctccttttcagattaggaggaaaataatgtgtttgatggcggagcgtcgtgaaattggtgctaatatgatgactccattaacccctgagtatgaagaaaagcttgtggctcttcaagatgaaggtttggcttgggaagtattggttgctagtcctaccgtgtttgaagttattagtgaaaggtctcacatggtggacctcgaacacgagacttgcacctgtcaaaggtttggtttcttatgcttttttcttctctttgtatgttcttttttttaagaatgtgtatatccactttacattagatatatgcatgtgttaataatagttacaaatttattttatgtgtaacttaaagatacACATCCTGTACATGCACCTGTAGCTAGCTAATTTtgagtgttttatgatttgtatgtgcaactaactgatttttgatttgtttttgttttcttccaggtggcgcgtatatggttttccttgtgctcatgctcttgcagccatacgcaagattaaacgtgaggctattgatttcatttcaccgtattttacaagcgactattttaggaagacttatatgcatgccatccagccgattcccaactacaacaggcctgttgaatatcatccagacgacaccgtcaacccacctaccgtgaagaagcatccaggtagaccaccagggaaaaggattataagtaaacacgagaagaaggtgaagaggaaagttcattgcagcaactgcaaggaaacaggtcacaacaaggcaggttgcaggaatcctcggaagttcacaccccactagcttgagcctaacaaaattcatttctgcaactaatgatttgattgttatttatctttgattatttgtttttttagttttcttcatgttggttttcatggaccaaacgtttttatttttcttcaacgttgattatgtgtaaggatgattcattcagattttatattttgtcaGTTCACAGTTGAAATGCGTTTTATTCTATTTTGATTTATTGTATACGTCTGATCAGTGGTCAAATGCTTTCTGTAACTTttgtttacactcaaatatatggatgtgtaaccggaagttacactgctgtgatgcatgtgtaacattagcttacacatgataaatgctggtgtaactttattttgatttattgggAAATCCGATCaatggcttgtgtaacttcagtttacactcaaatatatggatgtgtaacattagcttacacatgataaatgtatatgtaaactcaggttacactttctgcatcaaattaagatgtgtagttacttaacctgttgcatactttctgaaacctgtacacacagcagtagtagttctaacaagataaaagtttttaattcaaagaatttcaacccaaaaatattttgcaaaactaagaactgctaaaatctactaactgacgaaatttaaaagtttctaacaacatattttccaagtctaacatctgtttgtggctaacaacatatttgcgagtatagaattttttctaatcctaatgactgctttacacatctctagatggatccgaaagaatcttgtatagcatgcttcctctcatgcggttcagcttgtcagtccaccatagcatcatagttgaggttaattttttgtcaagtggtttattcttcatcctgatcttcatGTAATTGCATACACATGGAAGACAGTCAGGAATTGTACCTTGTGGGGGCGCATTGAGATTCTTGGCATTTTCATTCATCCCAAGAGCAAAAGGACAGCGGAGTCTCAGTTCTGTAGTAATTGcaaatgcatatttcttggcttgaagaaggtgttcacccttgagttccttaacgtttgacgagttcatgtaggaccaaggattagagctcctcaagtcatactccagcagtgtagtgtgtgttgttgttgcacattggggcgaaaagtctgactgcatcgttcttgtacttgacatactccttcgcaagcttcggaatccaaaatttcttgaattcttcgtaatcCTTCAAGTAAGAGATCTGCAAAAACCATTTGGAATGTCAAACTCacatttttaatcaaaagttacaaatgaacaagtgattatgtaaacagaagttacacatagggCCTTGGGTTTTACACTGGAAAAAAATCTTGAGTATGTTATCATAATCTTACAACATATactacacattataaatgcaataagattttaaatatatCGAAGTACTTACGTATGCTTTTGGCGACAGGAATATCGCCTTGTCATACTTGCTGTTAGAGTTCATCTTCGTCCTCAATCTGCTAATGTAGAAGTCGATGAATTCTGACTCCAAGAAGGATTCTTTCTTTGTAAGCTGTATCATTAGTTCTCCAGATATATCAAACAGCTCGCTACCATCTTCTTTGCGTTCCATCCAAGTAATGTCTCTGCATTACAAAGAAGTAAACTATTATCAATCAAGATAACAGAATCAAGTAGTAAAATACAACAATCAATAACAGAATCAAGCCTACTTGGAGTCAAGCTACTTACGTTttcggatgagtattgaaatattcaagcactttattctttttctcgccttccagcctttcgataacttctgaacctttcacatcgtttctcattgttccatcatcttcttcagcaacctcagccattctatcttcttctacttctggaactgcggccatttcttcttcattagctgtcttcttaatcctctttgaatttctttgatATTGTTTCAGATCTTGTGTTGGGATTTTTCTATTCCTCAGCACACGTTGTTGTATTAATGATGGTTGCCTTTCTCTTATTGTATTCGCAGCTTCCTTCAGTAACTCTCCTGCAGGTTTTGGAGTTTTTTCTAATCCAAGGCTAAAAACGTTTTCCTGCGTTGTAGCTGCGCAAACAAATATAGGCAGAATCTCAGTAAAATTAGCACAtgtatgtaacttaaagttacacaagccaaaataataatgtactgtatgtaacctcaagctacacatgccttttacaatgtgtaacttgaagttacacttccattacaaacaaaacacactgtatgtaacctcaagctacacatgccttttacaatgtgtaacttgaagttacacttccattacaaacaaaacatagaACGGAAGAGTGGTTACCAGTTGAGGTAGGTTCTGCATTCTCCGTCACTGCGGGTCCATGTTCAGTTTTGTTAATGTTGCTGACGATCTCATCTATCATTTCACTCACTTCAACATTCGTCATATCATCAGGGTTAGCTCCTAGTTGCACCAACCTGTAGGTCTGAGCATTGTCAGGCTGTGTTTGCGGTGTTGTAGCAGTTATCACCATGGAGTCCTCAAACTGTGTTGAAGCAGAACTGTCATCAAAAGTTCCAGGAGTTGGCTGAGTTGGAGCAGTCATAACCAAACCGTCACCAACAGTTGCAGGTGTATCCTCATTGACTTTTGCAGTAACATCATCACCTACGGCTTTTGCAGCTACATCATCACCTGCCCCATCCACAACTCCACCATCTGCAGCTTTCTTCTGTGCCTCATCCGTAACAGGTGTCTCTTCAAcatctttcttctgctcctcatcAACATTATTTGTAGGAGTGGGCTTTTGCTTTGCGACAGGccttttctttggtggagtcttGCAAGTTGTCACACTCTTCATACTCGAACTATATGTCCTGAGTGGTCTTTTGTGCCcctctgcagcagtttgagcttgcagaattgttggcgtatttccagctgcaaggctcatacatggaactgcacaagtattgaaacgagaattaggatgatgatgatgatgttaaatttttttaataaaatttcaagaagaatatatcatgtgtaatcgactggcttggataactaatatgtgtaacttcatgttacacatgaatatggcatggatacctagtgtaacatggagttacacatgcatctaactagtgtaaccagaagttacacatgcatgtggcatgtgtaactagggattacacatccatatgatcagtttactcaacatttattaagtctaatcaagttaaacaagcaagttaaaaatgaacaagtaaaatatgaaattaaaaaggttcaaagaccttagtgtcaactaattgggtacctctatcaagttaaagaagcatattaaaaatgaacaactacttacattcttcatgaaggaagtttccgcgtcatctttctctttctcttgctcaGTACTTCCATCTCCTTGTTGCTCTGTCTCAACTAattgtaactcttcttcttcatgctcagtagctccatgctcagtacctccatgtacatcatcttcatgttgcataaactcttcctgggtcactttgtaaggatcaatacccattgcttgcataatttggcaactaaatttgtgaACCTTGAATTCCGCTGTTCCTGAAAGGTCCCCTTCTGATATCCCTTCTCTTGCAATTGCATACACTGCTTTAAGCATTGCTTGCTTTTCTTGCAGTTGCTCTTTCAGATGGCTATTCTCAATAGTTTGCGCTTTCAGCCAACTTTGCAGGTCGTCCTTGCTGGGTACCACGGTTGATATACCCAGCTGCTtctcaagctgtgaaaactcagccacaaagctaggagttggctgcaattaacagatggagaggttaaaaagagattgcaaaaaacagttgaacattctaaatatacatttttcggttgtatgtgtaacttaaagttacataagcacattttatatgtgtaacctatagttacataagcacattagatatatctaatgtaaagtggatatgTGTAACTAAAGGTTACacatatatctaatgtaaagtggatatacatataaaatgtgtaacctatagttacataagcacaggatatatatacaaacaggatatatatgttacATAACCTATAGTTGCATTCACTTGTGTTATCTTTTGCATGTGTAAGTATAAATTACACAAGCacatttaaatgtgtaacttatagctacacatgacaattttgattacatcaaagttttatctaaattacattaccataaatttacaaaacctaaaccaactgacATATAACACTTACCGAAAACTGTGTCATGTCTGTTTTCCAAATGTAATCAGAAATCTGGTATATCCCATCTCCCAACCCTCGGGATATCTTCCTCGTGGTTCTCAACTTTCGGGATTAATCCTGCTGGCGTGTGTTCAGCAAACAAtaactgcaacatataaattttaattagtcgaTTGAACAAAAATATCCATCACGTAACACTAAAACTGCTGGAATAGAAATTACACACAAGCTTTTTACCAGTAGGTATTGCACACAAGCCTTCACATTTGACAAACAACTAAGATTAGTATGAATCTCTTCAAACAAGTGCTCGTGTATTAAATCAGGCCACGACACCTTGAGCACCGTATCATAAGTTTCAACGATACTAAGATATTTCGCGTTCACTCCATTGGCATTTTTGTCGCCAAAAAACAATACACAGCAAAGATAAAGACCTATCAGGCAAACTAGATCCTTTtcatcaactttctttcttttcccactttttctcctttttgccataagttgttttatcttctctaaaatgtttGTCTTAGTCACCGTCGTCTGATGCTTTGTAGATTTGATATCGGTGAAGTATTTGCTGTATAAAACATTGTCAGTCAAATCACTAGGACAATAGTACTTTAACAGCTTCTGACCCTTTCTGCTTCCAATCCTCTGCATGCAAAATATACCAGCCAGCTTTGCCGGTGTAGACTCTATAATCTTATCATCAGCAAACTtgaatgaacatggtgtctcacaatccatgtcaaagcagttcaagagcttcaagacgccgtgtttgttggtagttatctgtcttgttgtagttggtacagttgtatcatagtcatcgtaatacatcattacgagttctccgtaagcagctctcctaagatatctatgagccctatcagtcagtcctataggctttatcacctttactaaatcctttactgcattcaacgactgccttaggtttcctgtacacatcacacacaaaaatagcatgagtcagtatgttgtgtacttatcaaatacactcgtttttaactacaaaatgaaaatcatgttacaaactatgtttatttgccaagtacacaaactgaatcattctattctgtgttgtgtaaccttaacttacaTGCATATGAAGGTTTAAAGGGGTCATTTTTTTATGTCCAACTATAATTTACAAACACAATACAGTCATAGTTAtatttttgcatgtgtaacttttagttatcTAGGCAATTGCCAAATCagttatgttattatgcatgtgtaacttaaggttacacagtcaattggcaagtcagtgattagattttcaatgtgtatcttatagttacacagccactttgcaagtcattggtaacatcttgaatgtgtaactcacagttaagatgtgtaactacaagttacacaaccACTTCTGCAAGGCTCATttgtatgtgtaactacaagttacacactcaatatacaaaccacaacatagtggtgagattttgaatgtgtaacttaaagttacacaggcccttgtttgcgtagttatacattcaaaagcatcacttacattagaaacttttaaatttattcagttagtagattttaactacaagttacacactcaatcCTAGACATTCTACAAGGTGTAActttaacttacacatgcatattaatgagtaactttaatttacacaaccaattttctatgtgtaactacaagttacacatcctaaacacaaccaattttttatgtgcaactactagttacacatccctaGGCAAGTCAGTGGTGACAGGCTCACTtggtatgtgtaactataagttacacaatcaatatacaaaccacaacacaGTCAGTGGTTACATTTTgag includes the following:
- the LOC113343110 gene encoding uncharacterized protein LOC113343110; the encoded protein is MDCETPCSFKFADDKIIESTPAKLAGIFCMQRIGSRKGQKLLKYYCPSDLTDNVLYSKYFTDIKSTKHQTTVTKTNILEKIKQLMAKRRKSGKRKKVDEKDLVCLIGLYLCCVLFFGDKNANGVNAKYLSIVETYDTVLKVSWPDLIHEHLFEEIHTNLSCLSNVKACVQYLLLLFAEHTPAGLIPKVENHEEDIPRVGRWDIPDF
- the LOC113343109 gene encoding uncharacterized protein LOC113343109, which codes for MTQFSPTPSFVAEFSQLEKQLGISTVVPSKDDLQSWLKAQTIENSHLKEQLQEKQAMLKAVYAIAREGISEGDLSGTAEFKVHKFSCQIMQAMGIDPYKVTQEEFMQHEDDVHGGTEHGATEHEEEELQLVETEQQGDGSTEQEKEKDDTPPKKRPVAKQKPTPTNNVDEEQKKDVEETPVTDEAQKKAADGGVVDGAGDDVAAKAVGDDVTAKVNEDTPATVGDGLVMTAPTQPTPGTFDDSSASTHLTMLRPTGWCN